In Deinococcus sp. QL22, the following are encoded in one genomic region:
- a CDS encoding DUF4384 domain-containing protein, whose amino-acid sequence MKNKLTLTTGVTLSVLLAAASLGSVQAAPQISAQSIIVNPVPTTVNVRVWTDRDSTGTQTPNYYPGENIRLYTSVSQDSYVYLFNVDPQGQVDLILPNGYAGGANFLKANTVKVFPSNGDTFTFTIAAPYGLNKVLAVASKTALNIDQIANVRAGQNTFAPVSPAAQGPVRLAQALSIVVNPVPQNTWDSATAVYNVAQGNVAPVRPTSIQPVQPAPVRPVPVQPVQPGYSVGVTKTTFSSNRSLGDLNTEYVNRLRNEGFTLVSSRQTGNHIRSEFKSNRGSANLEVKQRGNRFDVTITRR is encoded by the coding sequence ATGAAGAACAAGTTGACCCTTACTACTGGCGTGACCCTCAGCGTCCTGCTGGCTGCCGCATCGCTGGGCAGCGTTCAGGCCGCACCCCAGATCAGTGCCCAGAGCATCATCGTGAATCCGGTACCCACCACCGTGAATGTGCGCGTCTGGACAGACCGTGACAGCACCGGCACACAGACCCCCAACTACTACCCCGGCGAGAACATTCGCCTGTATACCAGCGTGTCTCAGGATTCGTATGTGTACCTGTTCAACGTAGACCCGCAGGGACAGGTGGATCTGATTTTGCCCAACGGCTACGCAGGCGGCGCGAATTTCCTGAAGGCCAACACGGTCAAAGTGTTTCCCAGCAACGGCGATACCTTTACCTTTACGATTGCCGCACCCTACGGTCTGAACAAGGTGTTGGCGGTGGCCAGCAAGACGGCCCTGAACATCGACCAGATTGCCAATGTGCGGGCAGGCCAGAACACCTTCGCACCCGTGAGTCCTGCGGCGCAGGGGCCAGTGCGGTTGGCGCAGGCCCTCAGCATCGTGGTGAACCCCGTGCCCCAGAACACCTGGGATTCGGCCACCGCCGTCTATAACGTGGCTCAGGGCAATGTGGCCCCCGTTCGCCCCACGTCCATCCAGCCTGTGCAGCCCGCACCTGTGCGCCCCGTTCCGGTTCAGCCTGTGCAGCCCGGCTACAGCGTCGGCGTCACAAAAACCACCTTCAGCAGCAACCGCAGCCTGGGCGACCTGAACACCGAGTACGTGAACCGTTTGCGGAATGAAGGCTTTACGCTGGTCAGCAGCCGTCAGACCGGCAACCACATCCGCAGCGAGTTCAAGAGCAACCGGGGCAGCGCCAACCTCGAAGTGAAGCAGCGTGGCAACCGCTTCGACGTAACGATCACGCGCCGCTAA
- the pdhA gene encoding pyruvate dehydrogenase (acetyl-transferring) E1 component subunit alpha, with amino-acid sequence MTKLSAISNTAAPTPDALTDFPRHAPATDIPFQLLAPDGTAPNPDALPDPQIRLSLYRHMRRIRHFDERGWVLYRTGRLGVFPPFKGMEGSQVGTAAALTSDDWLFPTYRDTGAALTLGLPIARTLAYWRTSPHGWHMPEHLKVLPFYIPIATQYPHAVGAALAEQRKGTKNVAMAYIGDGGSSEGDFHEALNFAGALNAPCIFILQNNGWAISVPTRTQTRAVNLARRADGYGIPGVRVDGNDVLATYQVTAEAVARARAGQGPTLIETVTYRIAAHTVADDPTRYRTDADTAGWAEKDPITRLRVHLLAEGILTEDSDAALLKEIAEEFEAALNEADTYPEPEPAEILDHVFAEPTPQLVAQRAEILREVGE; translated from the coding sequence ATGACCAAACTCTCCGCTATATCCAACACTGCCGCGCCCACGCCGGACGCTTTGACCGACTTTCCCCGGCACGCGCCCGCCACCGATATTCCCTTTCAGTTGCTTGCGCCCGACGGCACCGCGCCCAACCCGGACGCCCTGCCCGATCCCCAAATCCGCCTGAGCCTGTACCGCCACATGCGCCGGATTCGCCATTTCGACGAACGTGGTTGGGTGCTGTACCGCACAGGACGGCTGGGAGTATTTCCGCCGTTTAAGGGCATGGAAGGCAGTCAGGTGGGCACGGCGGCGGCCCTGACCTCTGACGATTGGCTGTTTCCGACCTACCGCGATACGGGCGCGGCCCTGACGCTGGGCCTGCCGATTGCCCGCACGCTGGCCTACTGGCGCACCAGCCCGCACGGGTGGCACATGCCCGAACACCTGAAGGTCTTGCCCTTTTACATCCCGATTGCCACGCAGTACCCGCACGCGGTGGGCGCGGCGTTGGCCGAGCAGCGCAAGGGCACCAAGAATGTGGCGATGGCCTACATCGGAGACGGGGGCAGCAGCGAGGGCGACTTTCACGAGGCGCTGAACTTTGCCGGAGCACTGAACGCGCCGTGCATCTTTATTTTGCAGAACAACGGCTGGGCCATCAGCGTACCCACCCGCACCCAGACCCGCGCCGTCAATCTGGCCCGCCGCGCCGATGGCTACGGCATTCCCGGCGTGCGCGTGGACGGCAACGATGTCCTGGCGACGTATCAGGTGACGGCAGAAGCGGTGGCCCGCGCCCGCGCCGGACAGGGGCCGACCCTGATCGAAACCGTGACCTACCGCATTGCCGCGCACACGGTGGCCGACGACCCCACCCGCTACCGCACCGACGCCGACACCGCTGGCTGGGCCGAAAAAGACCCGATCACGCGCCTTCGGGTGCATCTGCTGGCCGAAGGAATCTTGACCGAAGACAGCGACGCCGCCCTGCTGAAAGAGATTGCCGAGGAGTTTGAGGCCGCGCTGAACGAGGCCGACACCTACCCCGAACCCGAACCCGCTGAGATTCTGGATCATGTGTTTGCCGAGCCGACCCCACAACTGGTGGCGCAGCGGGCCGAGATTCTGCGTGAGGTGGGCGAATGA
- a CDS encoding alpha-ketoacid dehydrogenase subunit beta, with translation MTATQTPPTASTTRTMVAAINDALAIALERDPTTYLFGEDVGVMGGVFRASDGLQARFGTDRVFDTPLAEASIVGMGIGMGLAGLRPIAEIQFAGFMYPALDQILSHLGRYRHRTRSRYSLPMVIRAPYGGGVHTPEQHADSPEAILAHVPGVKVVIPSTPTDAKGLLLAAIEDPDPVFFLEAIKLYRSNKESVPDGHYTVPLGKARIVTEGSDVTVVTYGGMVEVSVKAAEAARAHGIGVEVIDLRTLVPMDLETVLNSVAKTGRAVVVTEAPRTGGFHSEISANIAEHAIDSLRAPILRVTGYDAPYPPFTAIEDVYRPNAVRVARAIRTVMGY, from the coding sequence ATGACCGCTACCCAAACCCCTCCCACTGCCTCCACCACCCGCACGATGGTGGCCGCCATCAACGACGCGCTTGCCATAGCACTGGAACGCGACCCCACCACCTACCTGTTTGGCGAGGACGTGGGCGTGATGGGCGGCGTGTTCCGGGCCTCGGACGGCTTGCAGGCACGGTTCGGCACAGACCGGGTGTTCGATACCCCGCTGGCCGAAGCGAGCATCGTGGGCATGGGCATCGGCATGGGCCTGGCGGGGCTACGGCCCATTGCTGAAATTCAGTTTGCAGGCTTCATGTATCCGGCGCTGGATCAAATCCTGTCGCATCTGGGCCGCTACCGCCACCGCACCCGCAGCCGTTACAGCCTGCCGATGGTGATTCGTGCGCCCTACGGCGGCGGCGTGCATACTCCAGAGCAGCACGCCGACAGCCCCGAAGCGATACTGGCGCATGTGCCCGGCGTAAAAGTGGTGATTCCCAGCACGCCCACCGACGCCAAAGGGCTGCTACTGGCGGCCATAGAAGACCCTGATCCGGTGTTTTTCCTGGAAGCCATCAAGCTGTACCGCAGTAACAAAGAGAGCGTGCCAGACGGCCATTACACGGTTCCGCTGGGCAAGGCGAGAATAGTGACGGAAGGGAGCGACGTGACGGTGGTGACCTACGGCGGCATGGTGGAAGTCAGCGTGAAGGCCGCCGAAGCCGCCCGCGCTCACGGCATCGGCGTGGAGGTGATTGACCTGCGAACGCTGGTGCCGATGGACTTGGAAACCGTACTGAATTCGGTGGCAAAAACGGGCCGCGCTGTGGTGGTCACCGAAGCGCCCCGCACCGGCGGCTTCCACTCCGAGATCAGCGCCAACATTGCTGAACACGCCATAGACAGCCTGCGCGCCCCGATTCTGCGCGTGACTGGATACGACGCGCCTTACCCGCCGTTTACCGCCATCGAGGACGTCTACCGCCCGAACGCGGTGCGGGTGGCGCGGGCCATTCGGACAGTGATGGGGTACTGA
- a CDS encoding C39 family peptidase, whose translation MSLRSLSFGLLLACSGLAGAASSLPRFASVPSIRHEYQRLNNCGPVTVGMALSRWGGTLTQYQIAPVLKPNGADVNVTPPELAAFARKQGMQTHLAVNGSRAMLKRLLAAGFPVIVETWFVTSDSGGMGHYRILNGYDDTKQKFTALDSYLGKLSFTYAQLDELWRAFGRTYLVVSPPEREEELRGLLGFRADPVLAKREALRVAVAEADRKNDAIAWLNVGNARLALGDSRGATRAYDQAFSSRADAALDPTRPARTVGGLPWRTLWYSFGPLEAYTRTGRTADVLRLTNAVLQDAPAHEEALYWRGRALAAQGQSAKAKAAYREALRVRPTFAAARVALTGLAAGT comes from the coding sequence ATGAGCCTCCGCTCCCTGTCTTTCGGCTTGCTACTGGCCTGTTCCGGTTTGGCTGGGGCGGCTTCTTCCCTGCCCCGATTTGCCAGTGTGCCCAGCATCCGGCACGAATACCAACGCCTGAACAACTGCGGCCCGGTCACGGTGGGCATGGCCCTCAGTCGCTGGGGCGGCACGCTGACGCAGTACCAGATTGCGCCCGTGCTGAAGCCCAACGGCGCAGACGTGAACGTGACGCCGCCCGAATTGGCCGCGTTTGCCCGCAAACAGGGCATGCAAACGCACTTGGCCGTCAACGGCAGCCGGGCCATGCTGAAGCGGCTGCTGGCCGCCGGATTTCCGGTCATCGTCGAAACGTGGTTTGTCACTTCAGACAGTGGCGGCATGGGCCATTACCGCATCCTGAACGGCTACGACGACACCAAGCAAAAATTTACGGCGCTGGATTCCTATCTCGGCAAACTGAGTTTCACCTACGCCCAGTTGGACGAACTGTGGCGGGCCTTTGGGCGCACCTATCTGGTGGTATCGCCGCCGGAACGTGAGGAAGAATTGCGCGGCTTGCTGGGGTTCCGGGCTGATCCGGTATTGGCAAAACGGGAAGCTTTGCGGGTGGCGGTGGCCGAAGCGGATCGCAAAAACGACGCCATTGCCTGGCTGAACGTGGGCAATGCGCGGTTGGCGTTGGGAGATTCCAGAGGAGCAACCCGCGCCTACGATCAGGCCTTTTCCAGCCGCGCAGACGCTGCGCTTGACCCCACCCGGCCTGCCCGCACGGTAGGGGGACTGCCCTGGCGCACGCTCTGGTATTCCTTCGGGCCGCTGGAAGCCTACACCCGCACGGGCCGCACCGCCGATGTGTTGCGCCTGACCAACGCCGTGCTGCAAGACGCCCCCGCCCACGAAGAAGCCCTGTACTGGCGGGGCCGCGCCCTGGCCGCACAGGGTCAGAGCGCCAAAGCAAAAGCCGCTTACCGTGAAGCGCTGAGAGTCCGGCCTACATTTGCGGCGGCGCGGGTGGCGTTGACAGGATTGGCTGCCGGAACGTAA
- the yidC gene encoding membrane protein insertase YidC, with the protein MKPKHLLPLTAVGLLLLTGCGTTGPLPSFNNAIKPEWIKADFDGLPGDEFIATSNLQDVVFNDRGEVIGWYVKLYAGTPFIKKDGTGKYDFTALKAQKSIMNLVGQPSVQVEGAAAFPADRRAFALRGGPLDPAQPAEATAPQLTQSLPQNRQDAVFRYTQGGATVTKTVTLRPRSFKVDVKTTVTGGPERVTMLFPGLAKAANPRVQAVPVGGQPASVQGSGTTTVQNIQYAAIQEVGGTFGPGQNAHALIVRPQAGTNADATLTGGAQSLLSVTLPAASTVEVFGGRNELIHLYQSGYTTLPGLFAPNIFGQISLYIVKLMEAMYKVIGNWGLVLILLTVLLRLVMWPLMQAQGRTTARMQVMQPKIKEVQDKYKDRKDPDSQRAMQAEMQQVYRDYNFNPAGCFSTFVPFPVLIALWSTIRNFEFDSGFLWLPDLAIPDPLYILALIYLIVNIGQLYVMTRKNPAMFRQQAFIYLIFLYFALTFPAGVTIYIIFSTLIGIGQQILINKQVEKETASIGTTVVQKTPLRPAKVAKTIDAPKK; encoded by the coding sequence ATGAAACCAAAACATCTGCTTCCGCTGACTGCCGTAGGTTTGCTGCTCCTGACCGGATGCGGTACCACTGGCCCGCTTCCCTCCTTCAACAACGCGATCAAGCCCGAATGGATCAAGGCCGATTTTGACGGTCTTCCCGGCGACGAATTCATTGCCACCAGCAACCTTCAAGACGTGGTCTTCAATGACCGGGGCGAAGTGATCGGCTGGTACGTCAAGTTGTACGCAGGCACGCCGTTTATCAAGAAAGACGGCACCGGCAAGTATGATTTCACGGCCCTGAAAGCGCAAAAAAGCATTATGAATCTGGTGGGGCAACCCAGTGTCCAGGTAGAGGGCGCTGCCGCTTTTCCCGCAGATCGCCGCGCGTTTGCGCTCCGGGGTGGGCCACTCGACCCAGCCCAACCCGCCGAGGCCACCGCGCCGCAACTGACGCAGAGCTTGCCGCAAAACCGTCAGGACGCCGTGTTCCGCTACACGCAGGGCGGCGCAACCGTGACCAAAACGGTGACGCTGCGGCCCCGCTCCTTCAAGGTAGACGTGAAAACCACCGTGACAGGCGGCCCTGAGCGCGTCACGATGCTGTTTCCCGGCCTCGCCAAAGCGGCCAATCCCCGCGTACAGGCGGTTCCTGTGGGGGGCCAGCCTGCCAGCGTGCAGGGCAGCGGCACCACCACCGTTCAGAACATTCAATACGCCGCGATTCAGGAAGTGGGCGGCACCTTCGGCCCCGGCCAGAACGCCCACGCCCTGATCGTGCGCCCGCAGGCCGGAACCAACGCCGACGCGACCCTCACCGGCGGCGCACAGTCGCTCCTGAGTGTCACCTTGCCTGCCGCCAGCACCGTAGAAGTCTTTGGTGGCCGCAACGAACTGATTCACCTGTACCAGAGCGGCTACACCACCCTGCCCGGCCTGTTTGCCCCCAACATTTTCGGTCAGATCAGCCTGTACATCGTCAAGTTGATGGAAGCCATGTACAAAGTAATTGGCAACTGGGGCCTCGTGCTGATCCTGCTGACCGTGCTGCTGCGCCTTGTCATGTGGCCGCTGATGCAGGCTCAGGGCCGTACCACCGCCCGGATGCAGGTCATGCAACCCAAGATCAAGGAAGTGCAGGACAAGTACAAAGACCGCAAAGACCCCGATTCGCAGCGGGCCATGCAGGCCGAAATGCAGCAGGTCTACCGCGATTACAACTTCAATCCGGCGGGCTGCTTTAGCACCTTCGTGCCTTTCCCTGTCCTCATCGCGCTATGGTCTACCATTCGTAACTTCGAGTTCGACAGTGGCTTTCTCTGGCTGCCCGACCTTGCCATTCCCGACCCGTTGTACATCCTGGCCCTGATCTACCTGATCGTGAACATCGGCCAGTTGTACGTGATGACCCGCAAGAACCCAGCGATGTTCCGCCAACAGGCCTTCATCTACCTGATCTTCCTGTACTTCGCCCTGACCTTCCCGGCAGGCGTGACCATCTACATCATTTTCAGCACCCTGATCGGTATTGGGCAGCAAATCCTGATCAACAAGCAAGTGGAGAAGGAAACCGCCAGCATCGGTACGACGGTGGTACAGAAAACGCCTCTGCGTCCGGCCAAAGTCGCCAAAACGATAGACGCGCCCAAGAAGTAA
- the yidD gene encoding membrane protein insertion efficiency factor YidD: protein MVRVVRGYQRKLSPLKPVPTCRFVPTCSQYALEAIERFGAVRGGWLAAWRVMRCNPFVPGGFDPVPSSSPAHLGSAARTPAADPAHPTAGKPKP, encoded by the coding sequence ATGGTGCGCGTGGTGCGCGGCTATCAGCGCAAGCTCTCGCCACTGAAGCCCGTGCCCACTTGCCGTTTTGTACCGACCTGTTCGCAGTACGCTCTAGAGGCGATAGAACGCTTCGGGGCCGTGCGGGGCGGGTGGCTGGCCGCGTGGCGGGTCATGCGCTGCAATCCATTTGTGCCGGGCGGTTTTGACCCGGTGCCCAGTTCGTCCCCGGCCCATCTCGGCTCGGCGGCCCGCACCCCTGCGGCTGACCCGGCCCATCCCACCGCTGGAAAACCCAAACCATGA
- the rnpA gene encoding ribonuclease P protein component codes for MRGDREFRKVRQQGVAVRDPLFTLRLTDYRPRYGETWQPRAIIGVVISKKTLKRAVDRNRARRRMREALRTLPDGLPPCRAILLPNPGVLTATFPALQAALMRALAKAPGRVKKGAGGPKGGNSGRPRAVSEPVSPLPVPAQGEPSE; via the coding sequence TTGCGTGGTGACCGCGAATTTCGCAAGGTGCGTCAGCAGGGTGTGGCAGTGCGCGATCCGCTGTTTACGCTGCGCCTCACCGATTACCGCCCGCGATACGGCGAAACGTGGCAACCCCGCGCCATCATCGGCGTCGTTATTTCCAAAAAAACCCTGAAACGCGCTGTAGACCGCAACCGTGCCCGCCGCCGGATGCGCGAGGCGCTGCGAACCCTGCCGGACGGCTTGCCGCCTTGCCGGGCTATTTTGTTGCCCAATCCCGGCGTCCTCACGGCCACGTTTCCGGCGCTTCAGGCGGCCCTGATGCGGGCGCTCGCCAAAGCACCGGGCCGGGTCAAAAAAGGTGCGGGCGGGCCAAAGGGCGGGAACTCTGGCCGCCCCAGAGCCGTATCTGAACCTGTGTCACCTCTCCCAGTGCCGGCTCAGGGCGAACCCTCCGAATGA
- the rpmH gene encoding 50S ribosomal protein L34, protein MKRTYQPNVRKRAKTHGFRARMKTKAGRNILARRRAKGRQQLTVADE, encoded by the coding sequence ATGAAGCGTACCTACCAACCCAATGTCCGCAAACGGGCCAAAACCCACGGCTTCCGCGCCCGCATGAAGACCAAAGCTGGCCGCAACATCCTTGCACGCCGCCGTGCGAAGGGCCGTCAGCAACTCACCGTCGCCGACGAGTAA
- a CDS encoding antibiotic biosynthesis monooxygenase, which yields MAPSDPVSLVVRRRILPGHEAEYETLLTEGGALLARVPGHRGTGIIRPPPGEREYTLIARFDTVNSAADWELSPERAEWLTRVNALVDGQVSFEKQPGLEFWFTPPAAPNLRQPPRWKMALLTLAALYPVSVSLGLLLAPAIGHWPAPLRALPQMVLVVPAMTYLVMPVVTRWAAGWLRR from the coding sequence ATGGCTCCCTCCGACCCCGTGAGTCTGGTGGTGCGCCGCCGCATTTTGCCAGGCCACGAGGCCGAATACGAAACGCTGCTGACCGAAGGTGGAGCGCTGCTGGCGCGGGTGCCGGGACACCGGGGGACTGGCATTATCAGGCCGCCCCCCGGCGAGCGCGAATATACCCTGATCGCCCGCTTCGATACGGTCAACAGCGCCGCCGATTGGGAACTCTCGCCCGAACGTGCCGAGTGGCTGACCCGTGTGAATGCCCTGGTAGACGGTCAGGTCAGCTTTGAAAAACAGCCCGGCCTGGAGTTCTGGTTCACGCCGCCCGCCGCGCCCAATTTGCGCCAGCCGCCCCGCTGGAAAATGGCGCTGCTGACGTTGGCCGCCCTCTATCCGGTCAGCGTGAGCCTCGGCCTCTTGCTGGCTCCTGCCATCGGCCATTGGCCCGCGCCGCTGCGTGCCCTTCCACAAATGGTGTTGGTGGTTCCTGCCATGACTTATTTGGTGATGCCGGTGGTAACGCGCTGGGCGGCGGGGTGGCTGCGGCGGTAG
- the yedA gene encoding drug/metabolite exporter YedA, which translates to MLSRVSSAAASAPAARLTPAVLLALGIVYVVWGSTYFGIKIAIGSLPPLGMLGIRFLVAGVILFAFLRWRGAPMPTARQWGASAIVGLLLLGGGTGLVTLAERDASSSVAAMVIAVSPLFAALFARLWGERTGGREWLGIGVGLLGIALLNVGELQATPLAALLLILAPLCWTFGSQWSRHLPLPSGLMGSAAEMVTGGVLLFGFSLLMGEKWGTPTSASLWALAYLTVFGSLVAYSAYMYLVAHTRPALATSYAYVNPVVAVLLGVGLGGETLGALGWVALGVILMGVMLVAWPKKLPEVTPA; encoded by the coding sequence ATGCTTTCCCGCGTGTCTTCTGCCGCTGCTTCCGCCCCCGCCGCCCGCCTGACTCCTGCCGTGCTGTTGGCGCTGGGCATCGTGTACGTGGTGTGGGGCAGCACTTACTTTGGCATCAAAATCGCCATTGGCAGCCTGCCCCCGCTGGGCATGTTGGGCATCCGGTTTTTGGTGGCGGGCGTAATTCTGTTTGCCTTCCTGCGCTGGCGGGGTGCGCCCATGCCCACGGCGCGCCAGTGGGGAGCCAGTGCCATCGTGGGCTTATTGCTTCTGGGCGGCGGCACAGGCCTCGTTACGCTGGCCGAACGCGACGCCAGTTCCAGCGTAGCGGCGATGGTCATTGCCGTTTCGCCCCTGTTCGCGGCCCTGTTCGCGCGGCTGTGGGGCGAGCGCACGGGCGGGCGAGAATGGCTGGGCATCGGCGTGGGTCTGCTGGGCATTGCGCTGCTGAACGTGGGCGAATTGCAGGCTACGCCGCTGGCCGCCCTGCTGCTGATCCTGGCCCCGCTGTGCTGGACGTTTGGCAGCCAGTGGTCGCGCCATCTGCCGCTGCCTTCTGGCCTGATGGGCAGCGCCGCCGAAATGGTCACAGGCGGGGTGCTGCTCTTCGGATTCAGCCTGCTTATGGGCGAGAAATGGGGGACGCCAACCTCGGCCAGCCTGTGGGCACTGGCGTACCTGACGGTGTTTGGAAGCCTGGTGGCCTACAGCGCTTACATGTACTTGGTGGCCCACACGCGGCCCGCACTGGCGACCAGTTACGCCTACGTGAATCCGGTGGTGGCCGTGCTGCTGGGCGTGGGCCTGGGCGGGGAAACATTGGGGGCGCTGGGCTGGGTGGCACTGGGCGTGATTCTGATGGGCGTGATGCTGGTGGCATGGCCCAAGAAGCTGCCAGAGGTGACCCCTGCATGA
- the hisD gene encoding histidinol dehydrogenase — MQVLQGPDARAALTRTFNDIPVPDSVLARIESTFGEALTPTQVVERIIADVRARGDDALRDWTERLDGVRPEHLEVSAEELADATVDADLHAAIRLAIARVRAFYVQQPAHGFLTHDEGGALGQLIRPLGRVGVYVPGGLAPLISTLIHTAVPAQVAGVPEIVVATPPAAGGQIHPAILVAARELGLTRIVRVGGAQAIAALAYGTATLPAVDKIAGPGNLFVVIAKRLVYGQTGIESLPGPTETLVVADDSADARYVAADLLAQAEHNGAEPVLVSTSRDLLIRVQAELGGQLENLPEPNRTWARDSVQARMKVILAADLHEALDLANLYAPEHLCLLTRDPWSLLGRVQRAGGVFIGEASMEALGDYVAGPSHVMPTGGTARFMSPVNVRDFQNIISVIGVNEATLHRIGPAAALLARAEGLEAHARAIESRLVAEEV, encoded by the coding sequence ATGCAAGTCCTTCAAGGCCCAGACGCCCGCGCCGCCCTCACCCGTACCTTCAACGATATTCCTGTGCCCGACAGCGTTCTGGCCCGCATAGAAAGCACTTTTGGCGAGGCGCTGACCCCCACGCAGGTCGTAGAGCGAATCATTGCCGATGTGCGGGCACGCGGCGACGACGCCCTGCGCGACTGGACAGAGCGGCTGGACGGCGTGCGCCCCGAGCATCTGGAAGTGAGCGCCGAGGAACTGGCCGACGCGACGGTGGACGCCGATCTGCACGCCGCGATTCGGCTGGCGATTGCCCGCGTGCGTGCTTTTTATGTGCAGCAGCCCGCGCACGGCTTCCTGACCCACGATGAGGGCGGCGCACTGGGCCAACTTATTCGCCCGCTGGGACGGGTGGGCGTGTACGTGCCGGGCGGCCTCGCGCCCCTGATCAGCACCCTGATTCATACCGCTGTGCCCGCGCAGGTGGCAGGCGTGCCCGAAATCGTGGTCGCCACGCCGCCTGCCGCGGGCGGCCAGATTCACCCCGCCATTCTGGTCGCCGCCCGCGAACTGGGTCTGACCCGGATTGTGCGTGTGGGCGGCGCTCAGGCGATTGCGGCGCTGGCGTATGGCACGGCCACATTGCCCGCTGTAGACAAGATTGCTGGCCCCGGCAACCTGTTCGTGGTCATCGCCAAACGGCTGGTATACGGCCAGACCGGAATAGAAAGCCTGCCGGGGCCAACCGAAACGCTGGTGGTGGCCGACGACAGCGCCGACGCCCGCTACGTGGCCGCCGATCTGCTGGCACAGGCCGAACACAACGGCGCGGAACCCGTGTTGGTGTCCACCAGCCGCGACCTGCTTATTCGGGTACAGGCCGAACTGGGCGGCCAACTGGAGAACCTGCCCGAACCCAACCGCACCTGGGCGCGGGACAGTGTGCAGGCCCGCATGAAGGTCATTCTGGCCGCCGACCTGCATGAAGCCCTCGACCTCGCCAACCTCTACGCCCCCGAACACCTGTGCCTGCTGACCCGCGACCCGTGGAGCCTGCTGGGACGCGTGCAGCGGGCGGGGGGCGTGTTCATCGGGGAAGCCAGCATGGAAGCTCTGGGTGACTACGTGGCAGGCCCCAGCCACGTCATGCCCACGGGCGGCACAGCCCGCTTCATGAGTCCGGTCAATGTGCGCGACTTCCAGAACATCATCAGCGTGATCGGCGTGAACGAGGCCACTCTGCACCGCATCGGCCCCGCCGCCGCCCTCCTCGCCCGCGCAGAGGGGCTGGAAGCACACGCACGGGCGATTGAAAGCAGGCTGGTGGCTGAGGAAGTTTGA
- a CDS encoding DUF3108 domain-containing protein: protein MESDRINDPGQESFQIGAESFALTLTLGGRYAGEQTWTVHPERSALIARVETNFGGVLPEVRRVQSSRMHARTFASHSYSEGDGRGKPSFETTFDRKNGVLTLRQGKDEVTTPLLGDHHDPVSLLLWLRGQHGQDVPPQRLTGGRVHVQTLHPAQGGDVNGTPTHVYLLRPGHAYVYVEQDAPHRLLRLIQPTDFGPVEANLPQARRQAQPERRRRRAG, encoded by the coding sequence TTGGAATCTGATCGCATAAACGATCCGGGCCAAGAATCTTTCCAGATCGGGGCTGAATCCTTTGCGCTGACCCTGACGTTGGGCGGGCGCTATGCTGGAGAGCAGACGTGGACGGTTCACCCCGAACGCAGCGCCCTGATTGCCCGCGTGGAAACCAACTTTGGCGGCGTGCTGCCCGAAGTGCGGCGCGTGCAGAGCAGCCGGATGCACGCCCGCACCTTTGCCAGCCACAGCTACAGCGAGGGCGACGGACGCGGCAAACCCAGTTTCGAGACTACCTTTGACCGCAAAAACGGCGTGCTGACGCTGCGGCAAGGCAAAGACGAAGTAACCACGCCTCTGCTGGGCGATCATCATGACCCCGTAAGTCTGTTGCTGTGGCTGCGCGGCCAACACGGGCAGGATGTGCCGCCTCAACGCCTGACCGGGGGCCGGGTGCATGTGCAGACTCTTCACCCGGCTCAGGGCGGCGACGTGAACGGCACGCCCACGCACGTGTATCTGCTGCGCCCCGGCCACGCTTACGTGTACGTGGAGCAGGACGCGCCCCACCGCCTGCTGCGCCTGATTCAGCCCACCGATTTTGGCCCGGTAGAAGCCAATCTGCCTCAGGCGAGGCGGCAAGCTCAGCCCGAACGCAGACGGCGGCGGGCGGGGTAG